Genomic window (Pseudomonas sp. MM211):
GGCATCACGCGGATACATGAACAGGCCGCCACGGGTCAGGATGCGGTGAACGTCGGCAACCATCGAGGCGATCCAGCGCATGTTGTAGTTCTTGTTCAGCGGGCCTTCCTTGCCGGCCAGCAGCTCGTCCACGTAACGCTGCACCGGGGCTTCCCAGTGGCGCTGGTTGGACATGTTGATGGCGAACTCGGCAGTGGTTTCCGGAACGCGAATGTTGTCGTGGGTCAGCACGAAACTGCCCAGCTCGCGATCCAGGGTGAAGCCCTTGACGCCGTCGCCCAGGGTCAGGATCAACATGGTCTGCGGGCCATAGATCGCGTAGCCGGCGGCGACCTGCTGGGTACCTGGCTGGTGGAAGGCCTTCTCGTCTAGGCTTTCGTTCTGGCTCAGGTATTCATTCGGGCAACGCAGCACCGAGAAAATGGTACCGACCGACACGTTGACGTCGATGTTCGACGAGCCATCCAGTGGGTCGAATACCAGCAGGTAGGCACCTTTCGGGTATTTGCCGGGGATCTGGTAGGCGTTGTCCATTTCCTCGGAGGCCATGCCGGCCAAGTGACCGCCCCACTCGTTGGCTTCGAGCAGAATGTCGTTGGAAATCACGTCGAGCTTCTTCTGCACTTCGCCCTGTACGTTCTCGGTGCCCATGCTGCCCAGTACGCCGCCAAGGGCACCCTTGGATACCGAATGGCTGATTTCCTTGCATGCACGCGCCACTACTTCGATCAGGAAGCGCAGATCGGCCGGGGTATTTTGACTACGGGTCTGCTCGATGAGGTAACGACTCAGGGTAACGCGGGACATGAAGGACTCCGGGAAGGAAGGTAATCGGAAGGAGTTTAACCCTTTCCAGAAACAGGCGCTTCAGCGACCAGCGCCGTAGCGCGTGGCAACAGGCTGCTGACTCGGTTACGCCCGCCACGTTTGGCTTCGTACAGGGCGGCATCAGCCGCCCGTAGCAATTCATCAAGCACCAACCCCTGATCGGGCCACAGCGCAAGGCCGGCCGAGAGGGTTATATGACGCACACCACTGCGGGTCTCGATCTGTTTTTGTGCCAGCCCCTGGCAGATGTCCTCGAGCCGCTTACTCGCTTCGATGGCATCGGCACCGGGGAGAATCAACAGGAACTCTTCGCCGCCGATACGAAAGACCGTATCGGAACTGCGCAAGTTCACCAGCAGATGCTGAGCCACGCTTTTGAGCACATCGTCGCCGTCGAGATGACCGTGCTCGTCGTTGAGCTGCTTGAAGTGATCCAGATCGATCAGCGCCAGCGACAACGGTGCATTTTCACGCCTGACTCGGGCCAGTTCACGGCCGAACAGCTCGTCCAGGTAGCGCCGGTTGTAGAGACCGGTCAACGGGTCGCAGAGCGCCTGTTCACGCAACTGCTCGTGCAGGCTGGTGATGGTGCGCAGGCGCTCCTCGCTAAGCGCCAGCGCCTCGGCCAGCTTCAATTTGCTGAGTTGACGCTGGGTAACGTCACGCAGGTAGAGCATCTGCCCCAATATCAAGGTGCCCTGGCGAGTCAGGCGCTCGATGGCGCGTACACGCACCTCGAAGTAGAGCTGCGCTTCAGGCAATACCAGCAATTGCTCCTGCTGCGTACTGGTTTCCAGCAACAGCGCCTGCAGCTCCCGGCCAAACACCGGCCACGCCTCCAGCTTGCGGCCTTGCCAGTCAGGATCGAGCCCGCCGAACTTGAGTGCTGCCTGATTGGCCTCGATCACCCGCCCCTGCGTATCGATGACCAGCACCGGGTCAATCAGCGCGTCGAGCAGCAGGTGCCGAGCAACGGGAAGCAGGTCGAACAGGCGCACACCAAGAATCAGCCAGGAGAACGCGACCAGGGTGAAGACGAAACTGAATGGCGTTGGGTCGACGCCGAACACCACCACGCCGAAGCCTACGTAGGCGATATTGGCCGACCAGGGCAACGCAGTAACCAGCACGAACGCCAGGTAGTGGCGCCGGTGCACACCGTGACTGGTAAGGGCCGCGCGCAGCACCACGCCAAGGCTGAAGCTCATGAACAGGTAGACGTACACCGCCGTGGCGTAGAACAGCGGACCATGCTGATAACGAATCGGCGCCCCCGGCTCGGCAGATA
Coding sequences:
- a CDS encoding class 1 fructose-bisphosphatase, with protein sequence MSRVTLSRYLIEQTRSQNTPADLRFLIEVVARACKEISHSVSKGALGGVLGSMGTENVQGEVQKKLDVISNDILLEANEWGGHLAGMASEEMDNAYQIPGKYPKGAYLLVFDPLDGSSNIDVNVSVGTIFSVLRCPNEYLSQNESLDEKAFHQPGTQQVAAGYAIYGPQTMLILTLGDGVKGFTLDRELGSFVLTHDNIRVPETTAEFAINMSNQRHWEAPVQRYVDELLAGKEGPLNKNYNMRWIASMVADVHRILTRGGLFMYPRDAREPEKPGKLRLMYEANPMSFIIEQAGGASTDGVQRILDIQPTSLHQRVPVFLGSKEEVERVTGYHKG
- a CDS encoding histidine kinase N-terminal 7TM domain-containing diguanylate cyclase, producing MNACIKSAWQFDTAVLLTAVVCIGALLLARWVIHQRDFPGRDTFILMHLASMWWMAMAGLEVAAVAPDCKLFWGTMSWPGIVSVPTFWSVFLWQYVSSVRKPLPRRSVLGLIVVPVLIWLVVLSNPWHGLFYGAETGPISAEPGAPIRYQHGPLFYATAVYVYLFMSFSLGVVLRAALTSHGVHRRHYLAFVLVTALPWSANIAYVGFGVVVFGVDPTPFSFVFTLVAFSWLILGVRLFDLLPVARHLLLDALIDPVLVIDTQGRVIEANQAALKFGGLDPDWQGRKLEAWPVFGRELQALLLETSTQQEQLLVLPEAQLYFEVRVRAIERLTRQGTLILGQMLYLRDVTQRQLSKLKLAEALALSEERLRTITSLHEQLREQALCDPLTGLYNRRYLDELFGRELARVRRENAPLSLALIDLDHFKQLNDEHGHLDGDDVLKSVAQHLLVNLRSSDTVFRIGGEEFLLILPGADAIEASKRLEDICQGLAQKQIETRSGVRHITLSAGLALWPDQGLVLDELLRAADAALYEAKRGGRNRVSSLLPRATALVAEAPVSGKG